CCTATGCGCACCTTGCTCCTGACTACCTGCAAAATGCTGTCGCATTGAACCCCCTTAACGGAGGAGTGACGGTATAAATCATCTCTCTGAGTGTCCACATTGTGTCCACATTCAGAGGATTTTGAAACCGTTCCATACCGTTACAGCTTTTTCTAAGTTGCTGTTTTATTTAGAATGATGTGTAAGTAATTGATAAAAAAAACCCCCACATCATGTGGGGGAAGACAGGGATGGTGTCTATGGCAAGGAAAAACAGGGTTTGTTACCTGGTACTACTGCTACTTAACTCGGTCATCGGTGAACTTTGCTGCATTTGCGCTACGCTGCGTAACTGGTTCATCCGTTGTTGATGCTTCTGGTTCAAAACCGCTTGCTGCTCCGGCGTGAGCAGGTTGTACATCTGGTTGCGCACTCTGGCCATTTCAACCTGACGAGCTACCTGTTCCTGCGCCATTTTTTCTGCCTGAGCGCGCACAGCGTTTTCATCAAATTTTTCTGCGATGACAAGGCGATGCATTGTCTCCATTTCGCTAACATTAACAGGAGGCTGATCGTGCCGCGCCTGTCTCATGAGATCCCGCATCTGTTGACGCTGGTGTTCCGTTAAATTAATACCGTCGAACATATGGCTCTGAACACTGCGCTGCGCGAATCCCTCAGTCGGGTGCCAGTTATCGCCTGTTTCAACGTCAGCAGCACGACTAACCGTGCTTAACGCCAGCGTTGAGGCCATGACGGCAGCGGTAACGATGCGCATCATTTGCTCCAGTAACCTTTTCATCTCTCGATTCAACGATAATGAGTCTACGATTCAGGCTGCAAACATGCGTCAGGGGGTGTAAAACAACGTAAAGTCATGGATTAGCGACTCTTGATGACGTAATTTCTGCCTCGGAGGTAGTTAAACAATGAATAAAATCCTTTTAGTAGATGATGACCGAGAGCTTACTTCCTTGTTAAAGGAGCTACTCGACATGGAAGGTTTTAATGTGCTCGTTGCCCATGACGGAGAGCAGGCGCTCGACCTCCTCGACGACAGCATCGACTTGCTTTTACTCGATGTCATGATGCCGAAGAAAAATGGTATCGACACACTTAAAGAGCTACGCCAGACACACCAGACACCGGTAATTATGTTAACTGCGCGCGGCAGCGAGCTCGATCGCGTCCTTGGCCTTGAGCTGGGCGCGGATGACTATCTGCCGAAACCCTTTAACGATCGTGAACTGGTCGCGCGTATTCGTGCGATCCTGCGCCGTTCCCACTGGAGCGAGCAACAACAAAGCAGCGACAATGGTTCACCCACGCTGGAAGTGGATGCACTGAGCCTCAATCCGGGTCGCCAGGAAGCCAGTTTTGATGGGCAATCACTGGAACTTACAGGCACTGAATTCACCCTGCTCTATCTGCTGGCTCAGCATTTAGGCCAGGTCGTTTCACGTGAACATTTGAGCCAGGAAGTGCTGGGTAAACGCCTGACGCCGTTCGATCGTGCCATCGACATGCACATCTCCAACCTGCGCCGCAAGTTGCCGGACCGCAAAGATGGGCATCCGTGGTTTAAAACCCTGCGTGGTCGCGGTTATCTGATGGTATCCGCTTCATGATAGGAAGTTTGACCGCCCGCATCTTTGCCATTTTCTGGTTAACGCTGGCGCTGGTGCTGATGCTGGTGCTGATGGTGCCGAAGCTGGATTCCCGTCAAATGACGGAGCTTCTGGACAGCGAACAGCGTCAGGGCGTGATGATTGAACAGCATGTTGAAGCAGAACTGGCCAATGACCCGCCGAACGACCTGATGTGGTGGCGCAGGCTGTTTCGCGCTATCGACAAATGGGCGCCGCCGGGTCAACGCCTGCTGCTGGTCACCAGCGAAGGGCGAGTCATTGGCGCCGAACGCAACGAAATGCAGATTATCCGCAACTTTATAGGCCAGGCGGATAACTCAGACCATCCGCAGAAGAAAAAGTATGGCCGGGTTGAGATGGTAGGGCCGTTCTCCGTTCGCGACGGAGAAGACAACTATCAACTCTATCTCATCCGCCCTGCCAGCAACTCACAATCTGACTTTATCAATTTGCTGTTTGACCGCCCGTTACTGCTGCTGATCGTCACCATGCTTATCAGTTCGCCGCTGCTGCTGTGGCTGGCGTGGAGCCTGGCGAAACCCGCACGTAAACTGAAAAACGCGGCGGATGAAGTGGCCCAGGGCAACCTGCGACAGCACCCGGAGCTGGAAGCCGGGCCGCAGGAATTCCTTGCCGCCGGGGCCAGTTTTAACCAGATGGTGACCGCGCTGGAACGCATGATGACCGCCCAGCAGCGCCTGTTGTCCGACATCTCCCATGAGTTGCGCACGCCGCTGACGCGTTTACAGCTTGGTACTGCGTTGCTGCGTCGTCGCAGCGGTGAAAGTAAAGAACTGGAACGTATCGAAACGGAAGCTCAGCGGCTGGACAGCATGATCAACGATCTGCTGGTGATGTCGCGCAATCAGCAGAAAAACGCGCTGGTCAGTGAAACCGTAAAAGCTAATCAGATGTGGAACGAAGTGCTGGATAACGCGGCCTTCGAAGCGGAGCAGATGGGCAAATCGTTCACGGTGAATTTCCCGCCAGGACCGTGGCCGCTGTACGGTAACCCCAGCGCGCTGGAAAGCGCGGTGGAGAACATCGTGCGTAACGCGCTGCGCTATTCGCACAGTAAAATCGAAGTGAGTTTTGCGGTGGATAAAGACGGCATCACCATTAACGTGGACGATGACGGCCCCGGCGTCAGTCCGGAAGATCGGGAACAGATTTTCCGCCCGTTCTACCGCACCGACGAAGCGCGCGATCGCGAATCCGGTGGCACGGGTCTCGGGCTGGCGATTGTCGAAACGGCTATTCAGCAACATCGCGGCTGGGTGAAAGCTGACGACAGCCCGCTTGGCGGGTTACGCTTAACGCTCTGGCTACCGCTGTACAAACGCGCCTGATAAAAACGCCCTCTCAGCACAGAGGGCGTTTTTTTATTTTCCCCACAGTCGGCGCGACTGATCCTCAATCTTGCCGTGAGTGCGTCGATTCTGCATGGTACGCGTCCAGCTCGCCGACAACCCCGCAGCCGAAAGCAGACGGTGATATTGTTCATCATCAAACGGCTGAAACCACGCAATCGCCGCCGCGTCATACACGCTGACATCGCTGACCCGGGAGAGCAGTTCAAGCGGCGCTTCTGCCGAGACTTTCCCCGCAGCAACCACACGATAAAGCCAGCCGACGCGGCCACTGTCCTGCATCTGCGCGGAAATGTCGCTAATACCGAAATGGAAGTTAAGTTTGAAGCAGGGCGAGCGCGGCTGCGTTACCTGAATCAGCGTATCGCCCCAGCGAAAAATATCGCCGATAAACACGTTC
The Kosakonia oryzae genome window above contains:
- the cpxA gene encoding envelope stress sensor histidine kinase CpxA — its product is MIGSLTARIFAIFWLTLALVLMLVLMVPKLDSRQMTELLDSEQRQGVMIEQHVEAELANDPPNDLMWWRRLFRAIDKWAPPGQRLLLVTSEGRVIGAERNEMQIIRNFIGQADNSDHPQKKKYGRVEMVGPFSVRDGEDNYQLYLIRPASNSQSDFINLLFDRPLLLLIVTMLISSPLLLWLAWSLAKPARKLKNAADEVAQGNLRQHPELEAGPQEFLAAGASFNQMVTALERMMTAQQRLLSDISHELRTPLTRLQLGTALLRRRSGESKELERIETEAQRLDSMINDLLVMSRNQQKNALVSETVKANQMWNEVLDNAAFEAEQMGKSFTVNFPPGPWPLYGNPSALESAVENIVRNALRYSHSKIEVSFAVDKDGITINVDDDGPGVSPEDREQIFRPFYRTDEARDRESGGTGLGLAIVETAIQQHRGWVKADDSPLGGLRLTLWLPLYKRA
- the yiiM gene encoding 6-hydroxyaminopurine reductase gives rise to the protein MQYQVDVFTGKIRDYDGSRPSAIAKLQVEGELLLTELGIAGDEQAEKSYHGGTDRALCHYPREHYAHWAQMFPEQAALFCAPAFGENLSTEGLTEQNVFIGDIFRWGDTLIQVTQPRSPCFKLNFHFGISDISAQMQDSGRVGWLYRVVAAGKVSAEAPLELLSRVSDVSVYDAAAIAWFQPFDDEQYHRLLSAAGLSASWTRTMQNRRTHGKIEDQSRRLWGK
- the cpxR gene encoding envelope stress response regulator transcription factor CpxR, whose protein sequence is MNKILLVDDDRELTSLLKELLDMEGFNVLVAHDGEQALDLLDDSIDLLLLDVMMPKKNGIDTLKELRQTHQTPVIMLTARGSELDRVLGLELGADDYLPKPFNDRELVARIRAILRRSHWSEQQQSSDNGSPTLEVDALSLNPGRQEASFDGQSLELTGTEFTLLYLLAQHLGQVVSREHLSQEVLGKRLTPFDRAIDMHISNLRRKLPDRKDGHPWFKTLRGRGYLMVSAS
- the cpxP gene encoding cell-envelope stress modulator CpxP, with the translated sequence MRIVTAAVMASTLALSTVSRAADVETGDNWHPTEGFAQRSVQSHMFDGINLTEHQRQQMRDLMRQARHDQPPVNVSEMETMHRLVIAEKFDENAVRAQAEKMAQEQVARQVEMARVRNQMYNLLTPEQQAVLNQKHQQRMNQLRSVAQMQQSSPMTELSSSSTR